In Nothobranchius furzeri strain GRZ-AD chromosome 18, NfurGRZ-RIMD1, whole genome shotgun sequence, a single genomic region encodes these proteins:
- the LOC107396557 gene encoding endoplasmic reticulum membrane sensor NFE2L1, whose protein sequence is MFGGAGTQSHQQHSQAACTCSPTERFYNQQHYGDTIPAGFQIRCSSPWCVLGSENQSLQSTLLLTPSAELEDHSPEDIRTTLGTSNMDSLQPSAILFGQRPEENVVLGLDGDDIFTMSDLSPLTQDFINRAEADSCEVPAGTPTLKSDRTFLCEDTDDLTRPLSELLENSNMLEDIRLLDVALDEGLIPEVMTRPEEDVPLHDDTDVRELGKTDGEDELDSDSGLSLDSSHSPASSCVSGSSAQYSFTSTSSNFSCCASAVDDLFSEDESKGSDPGGGVTVKLEERAAEAVGRWEVVRNLSQTSFGNERFHSYSWMEHIVHDHTYSQGLSSAGSQRNPRQTKSTLKHGRTPYRHVSGTSRDECRARTFKIPFSNELIVHLPVEAFNDLLIHYQLADEQLALIRDIRRRGKNKIAAHNCRKRKQDVLLGLESEVSSLRRRHSQLLRERWKVIRLMSKIKQRLGLLSQEVFCSLRDEEGRLLDAAANTLLFVPEGGEAVASDNSNKQRDEKLRPTYLLWDK, encoded by the exons ATGTTTGGAGGTGCTGGGACACAGTCTCATCAGCAGCACTCTCAGGCAGCATGCACTTGTTCCCCTACGGAACGATTTTACAACCAACAGCACTATGGAGACACGATCCCGGCTGGGTTCCAGATTAGATGTTCATCTCCTTGGTGTGTTTTAGGAAGTGAAAACCAGTCACTACAAAGCACACTACTCCTGACTCCCAGTGCAGAGCTGGAAGACCACAGTCCAGAGGACATAAGGACCACTTTGGGAACCTCTAACATGGACTCCCTACAACCCTCAGCAATCCTGTTTGGACAACGTCCCGAAGAAAACGTCGTCTTGGGGCTGGATGGAGACGATATCTTTACCATGTCTGACTTGAGTCCATTAACACAGGACTTTATAAACAGAGCAGAGGCTGATTCATGTGAGGTACCAGCTGGGACCCCAACTTTAAAGAGTGACAGGACCTTTCTGTGTGAGGACACAGATGACCTTACCAGACCACTCAGTGaacttttagagaactccaacatgttaGAAGACATAAGGCTGTTGGATGTTGCACTGGACGAAGGACTCATCCCCGAGGTGATGACCAGACCAGAAGAGGATGTACCGCTTCATGACGACACAGATGTAAGGGAACTCGGTAAAACAG ATGGTGAAGACGAGCTGGACTCGGACTCTGGACTTTCTTTGGACTCCAGCCACAGCCCTGCTTCTTCATGTGTTTCTGGCAGCTCAGCTCAGTATTCTTTCACTTCTACATCATCAAACTTTTCCTGTTGTGCATCAGCTGTGGACGATTTGTTCTCTGAAGATGAAAGCAAAGGCTCAGATCCAGGTGGGGGAGTGACTGTAAAGCTAGAGGAGAGGGCTGCAGAAGCTGTGGGACGATGGGAAGTTGTTAGGAATCTTTCCCAGACCAGCTTTGGAAATGAACGGTTTCACAGTTATTCCTGGATGGAACATATTGTCCATGATCACACCTACAGCCAGGGGTTGTCCTCTGCAGGTTCTCAGAGGAACCCTAGGCAGACTAAATCTACCCTGAAGCACGGCAGGACACCATACCGACACGTGTCTGGGACCAGTCGGGACGAGTGCCGCGCACGGACCTTCAAGATCCCCTTTTCCAACGAGCTCATCGTGCACCTGCCTGTGGAGGCCTTTAATGACTTACTCATCCATTATCAACTAGCCGATGAGCAGCTCGCCCTCATTAGGGACATACGGCGGCGTGGTAAAAACAAGATTGCTGCCCACAACTGCAGGAAGAGGAAACAGGATGTGCTGCTGGGATTAGAGAGTGAGGTGTCAAGTCTGAGGCGCCGGCACTCTCAACTACTCAGGGAACGATGGAAAGTCATCAGGCTTATGAGCAAAATCAAGCAGAGACTGGGACTGTTGTCCCAGGAAGTCTTCTGCAGTCTCAGGGATGAAGAAGGAAGGCTGCTGGATGCTGCGGCGAACACACTTCTCTTTGTACCCGAGGGTGGAGAGGCTGTGGCCTCAGACAACAGCAACAAGCAGAGGGACGAGAAGTTAAGGCCAACGTATCTTCTCTGGGACAAATGA